DNA sequence from the Thiobacillus sp. SCUT-2 genome:
TGACGATTTCGGTGCTAGTTGCAATAGTAGTGCCGTTGCCAAAAGTGGCGGCCTCGAATCCGGATGTGTTGTCTTGAGGATTCCGAGAAACTAAATTCCACCCAGTTGGTATCGGAAAGCGATTAATAGGTAAACGGGTGTCAATATAAGAAGCGCCAGCCATCAATGCGTAATCAATTATCGTTGCCATGATTTATCCCCTGAATAATTGGATTCTGAAATGAGCGACCTTTACTTTGTCTTTCTATCAACCATGCCACGAGCTACCGGATCATTCGGCATAATCCAATACCCCTTGTATCTAATAAGTTCTTCGCAGTCGGTAATACTGATCCCGTTCTTACCTTTTATCGCCTCCCTCAGAATGCTGCGGAATTCGGGTTGGGTGAGATCGCTATTGGCATGCTGAACCATTACTGCCGTTACAAAACCCTCGCCAAGTTTTTCCACCTCGTTGTCAGGTGAAGAGAAAATCAAGTTGGGGGTTTTAATTTCGGCAGGCAGCTCTTGCAGCGGGATGCGCTGCCATGTTTTGTTGTCGTATTTGAAAACAACGTAAGGCGGATTCGGTCGTCCCCATTTGTTGTAAGACAAGCAGCCAACCGGGGCGGTAACCAGATATGCCGTTCTCCTGGATATATCGAGCAGCAACGGCTGAAAGTCGGCAAGACCAATATCTTCGCTGTACTGGCTTTTCCATGTCACGCTTTCGTTTGTACTAGGAAGAATGAAGTCCAGGTTCTGATCTTTGATCGGTGGCTGTTGTCCGATCTCGTGCCGACCGCCTCGTTCAACTGAACGCTGAACAACGATCTTGCTGCCGTCATGCAGCAGCACTTCCTCTTTCCAGCTTGTGCCGCCCATCGCGCACGCGCTCATACTACTGCCCAGGATCATCAGCAAAATCGCCATTGCCCAGCGCTTCATCGTTGTCCTCGTTTTCATGCTGCAAGCCTCCGTTCCACGTCATTGCCAACCAGCAGGTCGCTCTTGTCGCCGCCGCTGAGGCTGTCGGCGCCTGCCCCGCCGAGCATGAAGTCGCCGCGGTTCAGGGTGTCGGTGGCGGTCATGCCGCCGGTGCCCGCCTGGACGAACCAGTCGCGCAGTTGGGGCAGCAGGGATCTGATGAGCGCCTGTTCTTCGACGCTGAAGTTGTTGGTGCTGTCCAGGTAGTATTTGAAATACTGGGCATACCCCTTGACGGCATTCAGATCGGCCGAGCGCCCCGAATCAAGCGCTGTCTTCACGCTCGGCGAAACGTCGGCGAGGTCGAACTGCAGGCCACCGCCGATCGCGCTGTACAGCTCCTTCGCCGGGTCGATGGCCTTGGGGGTGTCCTGGTAGTAGAACTGCATAGCGAAAGCAGTGAGGGCCTTGCTGACTTCGTTGAGGTCGGCGTTGGAGGGGTTGTTGTCGTGCAGGGTGAGGCCGCCGTCCTGGGCGAGTTTCCAGAGGTCGCGGGTGAAGCGGTCGAGCATCTGGTCGGCTGCAAGGGTGGTTACGCCTGTTTCGGGATCGTGCACCCCGGCTTCGTGTTGGACAAGACGTTCGAGGAGGTTCACGTTCTTGTCGTTGTTTTTGTCAGTCGAATACGCAAACAGATTCTTGTCGAACATCATCTTCAGTAAATCGGGCAACTTGAAGGTCACGTCGTTCAATGCCTTTCCTGTTGTTGCGGTCTGCCGGCTTTGCAGGAAGGCAGTCAGCAGGGTCTGAGAGTGCAAATCCAGGCCGGATACGCCGGCATTGCTATCGAGTATGTCGGCTTGCGATCCGATCCGGTTGGATGACGGCACCCCAAACCATGAGGAAAGGAATTCTCCTTGCGTGTTGATGTTGGTGACTTGCCCGCTCCGGCTGGCGAGGGTGTCCGCCGGGTTCGGGTTGGCGTTGAACGGATCGGAGGCGGCGATAAAGGCATCCAGCGTCGCTAGCCCGCTGACAGGGGCGTGGTTCGCAAGATAGGCGCGCCAGTCGATGGCGACGGAACGGGGGATGATATTGCCGGTGGCGAGGTCGGTAGTAGTAAACGTCTTGGCGGAATTGAGGAAGGGGGCCTGGTCGAACGTATAGGCGCCTTCTCCGAACATGACCGCCATCAAGGAGGCCAGCCCGCCGCCAAGCGAATGGCCGGTGAAGGTGATGGCGGCATTGGAGTTGAGTGCCTTGACTTCCAGATAGTAATCCGCGGCCCGCTTGAGTTGGTCGGACAATGTCCCCGCCGCCAACACGAGGTCAGCCGCGATGTCTCCGGCTATGTCGCCTGGGTCGGTGCCGGCGAAAGAGATGACGATGTTCGCCCCTTGTTGAAAGGTAGTTGCCTCGAACCCACTATCCGGATCAGTTTTGCGTAAATCCGTTATCTCAGTCCAGCCTTGCGGGGCAGGGAATCGGTTTATTGCCGAACGGGTGGAAATGTAAGAAGCACCGGCCATCAACGCGTATTCGATCGCAGTAGTCATGATTATTTCGGTCCCTTGAATAATCTGTTGCATGGACAATTTTGTTGGTTTACATCTTTTCGATCACAGTATTTCAAGCATGCTTCGTAAGAAGCCTGGAACCTGAAGAAGCCCAAGCCCTCCCACCCATCATTCACCTTAATCATTTCGGTACACCCAGCCTCTGCCCCCTTCACCGCCTCACGCACAATGGTTTTGAATTCGGGCTGACGATATCCCTCGTTTTCTTCCCGGATGACTGCCGCCGGCACAACGCCGTCTTTTGCACTTTTTTCCGCCACGTCGTCAGGGGAAGAATGCAGCATGTTGGGCAGCTTGATTTCACCTGGAAGCGCTTGGAGCGGAATACGCTGCCATGCTTTGCCGTCGTATTTGAAGGTGACGTAAGGCGGGTTCGGCCTGCCCCACTTGTTGTAGGACAGGCACCCTGCAGGCGTAGCCAGCAAATAAGGCGTGCCTTGCACTATGTCCAGCAGCATCAGGTTGAAATTGGCACCGCTCACGTCTTCGCTGAATTCGTCTTTCCAGACAACTCGCTTATTTGTTCCGGGCATCGTGAGACTTACGCTCTGATCGCCAATGGGTGGGCGTTGCCCTATCTCATGCCGGCCATGCCGCTTGGTGGTACGTTCCACGATGATCGTGCTCCCATCATGCAAGAGCACTTCCTCTTTCCAGCTTGTGCCGCCCATCGCGCACGCGCGCGTGCCGCCTCCCAGAACCATCAGCAAAATCGCTGCTATCCATTGATCGATCGTTGATCTTTTCTTCATGCCGCGTTCCTCCATTCGTTGTCGTTGCCCGCCTCGCCCGACAGATAGACAAGCGCATAGCCCGAATAAATTTCATGGCTGAGGCTCGTTGCGGGTGCTTCGCCATTCGGCGCCAGGGTGGGCTAGTAGTACTTGAGCTAGAAGACGCCGCCGGAGACGCTGAATTGATAAGTCCAGCCGCCCCCCAGCGCCGACGCCCCCGAAAATACGGTATTGATCGCAACGCCACCGCCAACCCGAAAATCCAGACTGCCGTCCGGGTTCAACTGCTGGACGTTGTAGCCGGTCGTCCAGTGCTGGCTGACGTCGCTCCAGATGATGTCTTCGGTGATGACGTAGGGCGTACCTTTCAATACATGCAGCGCCAGTAGGTGCAAATTGCCACGGCCCACGTCCTGGCTGTATTCGCTTTCCCATTCGATGGTTTGACCGGAACCCGGCAAAGCGAATGCCAGTCGGTATTCGCTGATCGGGGTACCCTGCCCGATCTCGCCACGTCCGCCATAACTCTGCGAGCGCTCGACAACGACCGTGTTGCCGTCGTATTGCAGCGCTTCCTCTTTCCAGCGATCACGGCCGAGCAGCCCGGTCGCGCATGCACTTAGGCCCATTCCGAGCATCATCAACAAACCGCAAAGCAACCCGACCCTGATCGATGCTCTGTTCATCGCCAGCCCCCGGTCGCAATGAATCGCCGCGCCACGTGTTCCCGTGGCGCACGCGCGGCAATGACGTGGTTCGACACCATGCATTTCCTCCCCTTCTTCTTCTGTTTTTCTGTTATCCGGCCGACATTGCATCGGCTAGCTTGCTCGAACTGTGACGCTCCGGCTGAAACGCTGTCCATACGACTTTAGTCGTAGGAGTAGGCAAGCCAATGATTTATCGATGAATTTATTTTGACTGCGCCGCTATTCTGGCGAGACGAGGTAAAAGCGAGAGCGCGCATCACGCTGCGCATCCGCCTCGAACGATTAGAACGTCGATCCACTGGCAAGCGTCATCGTCGACACGCGACGGCCACGTCAAGCAGGAGCGCACTGCCATCCAACAATGGCAGGTAAACACATTGCGCGTGGAACGTCCTTCCCGCGCCGACTCAAGGAGGTATTCCCCTGCGGGCACCGCTGTCGCAGCACCGCTTGGGTCTCATCTTTAATGGGTAAGCCGGCGCCGCACGCCGGAGGCGTCAGCCTTCCCTGCGCAGCCGCGCCGCAGTCTGGGGCTTGCGCCGTTCGAAATAGCGCAGGGCGTGATAGGTGCCGAAGCCGAGCGCGGCCATGGCGAGGGTGAAGGCGCCGTAGGAGACGGGCCAGGGGATGCCGGAGGTCATCATCGAGAATTCCGACATGCCGCCGATGCCGGCGATGATGTTGATCGGCACGAACACCACCGAGATCGCGGTCAGCTTGGACACGCGCTTGTTCTGGTTGATGTTGATGAAGCCGACGGTGGCGTCCATCAGGAAGTTGATCTTGTTGAAGAGGAAGGACGTGTGTCCGTCCAGCGATTCGATGTCGCGCAGGATCTGGCGCGTGTCCTCGTGCTGGTCGGGCGTCAGCAGGCGCCCGCGCATCAAGAAGGAGAGCGCGCGGCGGGTGTCGAGCACGTTGCGGCGGATGCGGCCGTTGAGGTCTTCGCCCTTGGCGATCTCGGACAGGATCTCGGCGGCTTCGTCGTCGGTGACCTGCGGCGAAAGCACCTGGCGGCCGACGCGCTCGAGCTCGGCGTAGATGTCCTCGAGCGCGTCGGCCGAGTATTCGACGTCGGCACCGTAGAGGTCGAGCATGACATCCTTGCCGTCCGACACGTAGCCCGGCTGGGTCCGCGCACGCAGGCGCTGCAGGCGGAAGGCCGGCAGTTCCTCGTTGCGCACCGAGAACAGGATGTTGCGGTGCAGGATGAAGGACACCGCGACGTTGCGCGACTCGCCCTCCTTCGCCAGCAGGAAGTCCGAGCGCATGTGGACGGCGTCGTTGTCGTCGACGAAGAAGCGCGCGCTCTCCTCGATGTCGGTGACGTCTTCGGGGTCGGGCAGGTAGACCTGGAAGAACTCGCCCACCCAGGCGCGCACGCTGGCGGAGGGCGCGACGAGGTCGACCCAGATCGGATTGACGTGGGCAAGGTCGGCGCGGCTGCCGATGCGCACCTGCGCGAGGCGCCCGTTCTTCAGCTCGAAGGCGGACAGCATGTTGCGCGCGCTGGGCAGCGGCCGCGCTTCGACGAGCTCGGCGCGCACCGGGTCGGACACCCGTTCGAGCACCGATTCGCAGCGGCTTTCCTCGACTTCCTGCCAGGCCGCGACGCGGTCCTCCTCGGGCAGCGCCTCGAGGACGCGGGCGATCTCCGCGACCGAGAGACGCCGCAGCAGGCTGTTGAGCTCGGCCATGTGCTGGCGGTGGACGAGGTCCTCGACGAGCTCGTGGCGCGGCGTGTCCTGCTTCTGCACCAGCACCTCGACGCGCCGCTGGCGGGCGAGCAGCAGCTGCACCTCGGAGAGGTGCTGCTCGAACTGGTCCTCCGCGTGCGGGCGCTCGTCGACGGTCTCGGTCATGGGCGCGTATTCTACGCCAGCGGCTGCGTCGGGGCACGGCCGCGCGGTACAATCGCGAGGCCTTCCGACCTTTTCCCATGACCCAGAAACGCGCGATTCCGACCCGACCCGCTCCGGCCTGCGACCGGCGCACCGACGCGCCGCACCGCCACGCGGTGGCCGCGCGATGAAGCACGCCGACCCGAGCCACGCGCTCTACGTCCGCCTGCTCGGCTATGTGAAGCCGTACTGGCGCATGTTCGCGCTGTCGATCGTCGCGCTGATCCTCACCGCGGCGACCGAGCCGGCCCTGCCGGCACTGTTCAAGCCGCTGCTCGACAAGGGCTTCGTCGCCAAGGACCAGGCCTTCATCCGCTGGATCCCGATCCTGCTGCTGCTGCTGTTCCTGGCGCGCGGCCTCACCAGCTTCGTCAGCACCTACTGCATGGCCTGGGTGGGCAGCCGCCTGGTGATGGACCTGCGCGCGGCGATGTTCGACAAGCTGATGACGCTGCCGACGCGCTACTTCGACCAGAATCCGAGCGGCCAGCTGATCGCTCAGCTGGCGTTCAACGTCACCCAGGTGACGCAGTCGGCGACCAGCTCGCTCACCACGCTGGTGCGCGACACCGTCACGGTGGCCGGCCTGCTCGGCTACCTGGTCTGGCTCAACTGGCGGCTGACGCTGATCGTGTTCGCGCTGGTGCCGCTGACGCTGTGGGTCGTGCGCGTGGCAAGCCGGCGCCTGCGCGGGCTGTCGCGCAAGGCGCAGCAGAACATCGGCGACCTCACCCAGGTGGTCGACGAGGCGGTCGGCGGCCATCGCGTGGTCAAGCTCTACGGCGGCGAGGAATACGAACAGACGCGCTTCCGCGAGGCGGCCAACCTGGCGCGGCGATTCGAGATGAAGCGGGTCGCCGCCAACGCGGTGTACGAGCCGGTGATCCAGCTGATCGCCGCCGTCGCGCTGGCGATCATCGTGTTCATCGCGGCGGGGCAGGCTTCCAGCGACACGACGACGGTGGGCGGCTTCGTCGCCTTCTTCATGGCGATGCTGATGCTGTTCGCGCCGCTCAAGCGGCTCACCAGCGTCAATGACCAGCTGCAGCGCGGGCTGGCGGCGGCCGAGACGATCTTCACCATGCTCGACGAGGAGGCCGAGCGCGACAATGGCAGCCGCACGCTCGAGCGCATCGAGGGCCGCCTGGCGCTGCGCGACGTGGCGCTGACCTACCCGGGCAAGACCGCGCCGGCGCTCGCCGGCGTGTCGCTCGACATCGCGCCCGGCGAGACGGTGGCGCTGGTCGGCACCTCGGGCTCGGGCAAGACCACGCTGGCGAACCTGGTGCCGCGCTTCTACGACCCCGACCGCGGCACGATCGAACTCGACGGCATCGACATCCGCGACATCCGCCTGCAAAGCCTGCGCAGCCATATCGCGCTGGTGTCGCAGGACGTGGTGCTGTTCAACGACACGCTGGCGCACAACATCGCCTACGGCAGCAAGCGCGACGCCACCCCCGACGCGATCCGGGCGGCGTGCGTCGCCGCGCACGCGTGGGAATTCATCGAAGCGCTGCCGGAGGGCCTGGACACGCTGATCGGCGAGAACGGCATGCGCCTGTCGGGCGGGCAGCGCCAGCGAATTGCAATCGCGCGCGCGATCCTGAAGAACGCGCCGATCCTGATCCTCGACGAGGCGACCTCCGCGCTCGACAACGTCTCCGAGCGTCACGTGCAGGCCGCGCTGGAGACGCTGATGCAGAATCGCACGACGCTGGTCATCGCGCACCGGCTGTCGACCATCGAGCGCGCCGACCGCATCGTGGTGATGGAGTCCGGCCGCATCGTCGAGATCGGCACCCACGCCGACCTCCTTGCCCGCCAGGGCCGCTACGCGCAGCTGCACGCGATGCAGTTCTCCGCATGAGCGACGACCTGAACTTCAGCGCCGTTCGCCCTGAGCTCGTCGAAGGGCAAGCCTCCGGTCCGCCCGCCTGGGTCAAGCCCTCGCGCTCGCTCGTGACCGCCGCCGGCCGCGCGATCGGCGACTTCAGCATGATCCGCGACGGCGACCGCATCCTGCTCGGCCTGTCGGGCGGCAAGGATTCGCTGTCGCTGCTGCACACGCTGCATCACCTGCAGCAGAAAGCGCCGGTGAAATTCGAGCTGCTCGCGTGCACGGTCGACCCGCAGTCCGACCAGTTCGACCCGTCGCCGCTCAAGCCCTACCTGGCTGCGCTCGGCGTGCGCTACATCCTCGAGTCGCAGCCGATCGTCCAGGAAGCGCAGAAGACGCTGACCAAGGACAGCGACTCCTACTGCGCCTACTGCTCGCGGATGCGCCGCGGCATCCTCTACCGCGTCGCGCGCGAGCAGGGCTGCAACGTGATCGCGCTGGCGCAGCATCTCGACGATCTCGCCGAGACGCTGATGATGTCGATGTTCTTCGGCGGCAAGTTGAGGACGATGTCGCCGCACTATCTGAACGACGCCGGCGACCTGCGCATCATCCGCCCGTTCGCCTACGCGCGCGAGCGCCAGACCCGCGCCTTCGCCCACGATGCCGGCCTGCCGGTGATCTTCGAGAACTGCCCGGCATGCTTCGCCAAGCCGCAGCAGCGCTACGCGATGAAGCAGATGCTCGCCGAGCAGGAGAAAGTGCATCCGCGCATCTTCAACAGCCTGCTCACCGCGATGCGGCCCTTGATGGGCGAACCGCCCGCCTGATTCCTGTGCCGGGCGTTTGCCCGTAGAATCAACTGTTTGTTTTCGTTGATATTTTCCACATAGAGACCAAGGTTATGACGGCTTCCTTCATTCCCCCCAAGCGCATCCTCATGGGCCCCGGCCCCTCCGACGTGCCGCAGCGCGTGCTCGACGCGATGGCGCGCCCGACCATCGGCCACCTCGATCCGGCCTTCGTCGACCTGATGGAGCAGATCAAGTCCATGCT
Encoded proteins:
- the msbA gene encoding lipid A export permease/ATP-binding protein MsbA, producing MKHADPSHALYVRLLGYVKPYWRMFALSIVALILTAATEPALPALFKPLLDKGFVAKDQAFIRWIPILLLLLFLARGLTSFVSTYCMAWVGSRLVMDLRAAMFDKLMTLPTRYFDQNPSGQLIAQLAFNVTQVTQSATSSLTTLVRDTVTVAGLLGYLVWLNWRLTLIVFALVPLTLWVVRVASRRLRGLSRKAQQNIGDLTQVVDEAVGGHRVVKLYGGEEYEQTRFREAANLARRFEMKRVAANAVYEPVIQLIAAVALAIIVFIAAGQASSDTTTVGGFVAFFMAMLMLFAPLKRLTSVNDQLQRGLAAAETIFTMLDEEAERDNGSRTLERIEGRLALRDVALTYPGKTAPALAGVSLDIAPGETVALVGTSGSGKTTLANLVPRFYDPDRGTIELDGIDIRDIRLQSLRSHIALVSQDVVLFNDTLAHNIAYGSKRDATPDAIRAACVAAHAWEFIEALPEGLDTLIGENGMRLSGGQRQRIAIARAILKNAPILILDEATSALDNVSERHVQAALETLMQNRTTLVIAHRLSTIERADRIVVMESGRIVEIGTHADLLARQGRYAQLHAMQFSA
- a CDS encoding magnesium and cobalt transport protein CorA — its product is MTETVDERPHAEDQFEQHLSEVQLLLARQRRVEVLVQKQDTPRHELVEDLVHRQHMAELNSLLRRLSVAEIARVLEALPEEDRVAAWQEVEESRCESVLERVSDPVRAELVEARPLPSARNMLSAFELKNGRLAQVRIGSRADLAHVNPIWVDLVAPSASVRAWVGEFFQVYLPDPEDVTDIEESARFFVDDNDAVHMRSDFLLAKEGESRNVAVSFILHRNILFSVRNEELPAFRLQRLRARTQPGYVSDGKDVMLDLYGADVEYSADALEDIYAELERVGRQVLSPQVTDDEAAEILSEIAKGEDLNGRIRRNVLDTRRALSFLMRGRLLTPDQHEDTRQILRDIESLDGHTSFLFNKINFLMDATVGFININQNKRVSKLTAISVVFVPINIIAGIGGMSEFSMMTSGIPWPVSYGAFTLAMAALGFGTYHALRYFERRKPQTAARLRREG
- a CDS encoding lipase family protein, whose protein sequence is MTTAIEYALMAGASYISTRSAINRFPAPQGWTEITDLRKTDPDSGFEATTFQQGANIVISFAGTDPGDIAGDIAADLVLAAGTLSDQLKRAADYYLEVKALNSNAAITFTGHSLGGGLASLMAVMFGEGAYTFDQAPFLNSAKTFTTTDLATGNIIPRSVAIDWRAYLANHAPVSGLATLDAFIAASDPFNANPNPADTLASRSGQVTNINTQGEFLSSWFGVPSSNRIGSQADILDSNAGVSGLDLHSQTLLTAFLQSRQTATTGKALNDVTFKLPDLLKMMFDKNLFAYSTDKNNDKNVNLLERLVQHEAGVHDPETGVTTLAADQMLDRFTRDLWKLAQDGGLTLHDNNPSNADLNEVSKALTAFAMQFYYQDTPKAIDPAKELYSAIGGGLQFDLADVSPSVKTALDSGRSADLNAVKGYAQYFKYYLDSTNNFSVEEQALIRSLLPQLRDWFVQAGTGGMTATDTLNRGDFMLGGAGADSLSGGDKSDLLVGNDVERRLAA
- a CDS encoding ATP-binding protein gives rise to the protein MSDDLNFSAVRPELVEGQASGPPAWVKPSRSLVTAAGRAIGDFSMIRDGDRILLGLSGGKDSLSLLHTLHHLQQKAPVKFELLACTVDPQSDQFDPSPLKPYLAALGVRYILESQPIVQEAQKTLTKDSDSYCAYCSRMRRGILYRVAREQGCNVIALAQHLDDLAETLMMSMFFGGKLRTMSPHYLNDAGDLRIIRPFAYARERQTRAFAHDAGLPVIFENCPACFAKPQQRYAMKQMLAEQEKVHPRIFNSLLTAMRPLMGEPPA